The Candidatus Acidiferrales bacterium genome window below encodes:
- a CDS encoding aminotransferase class V-fold PLP-dependent enzyme, giving the protein MPEKTGFHMTPEEFRRHGKAVVDWIADYYERIESYPVMSRAKPGEIRASLPKNAPQKGESFDAMLRDVEKLILPGITHWQSPNFFAFFPSNTSFPSIMGEMLSAGLGVQGMLWATSPACTELETHMLDWLVEMLGLPGKFLSATTGGGVIQDTASNSSLCALLAARERATNYASNERGCDGKLVAYTSSQAHSSLEKAAKIAGIGGKNLRLIEVDENFAMRPDALAAQIQRDLAAGHTPCFVCATVGTTSSNAIDPVRAIGEICRTHKIWLHVDAAMSGTAALCPEFRRIHDGIESADSYCFNPHKWMFTNFDCDCFYVADRAALIRAMSILPEYLRNKATESGAVIDYRDWHVQLGRRFRALKLWFVIRHYGIEGLQHHVRRHVELAQQFASWVREDSDFELVAPVPLNLVCFRHRSGDATNQEILDLLNQSGALYLTHTKLDGKLTLRLCIGQTNTERRHVERAWSHIREASRKGRIPLDK; this is encoded by the coding sequence ATGCCTGAAAAAACAGGCTTTCACATGACTCCGGAGGAGTTTCGCCGTCATGGAAAAGCTGTCGTGGATTGGATCGCCGATTATTACGAACGCATCGAATCCTACCCCGTGATGTCGCGGGCGAAGCCCGGCGAAATTCGCGCCTCGCTTCCGAAAAATGCGCCGCAGAAGGGCGAGTCCTTTGATGCAATGCTGCGCGACGTCGAAAAGCTGATTCTGCCCGGCATCACCCACTGGCAATCTCCGAATTTCTTCGCATTTTTCCCGTCGAACACTTCGTTTCCCTCGATCATGGGGGAAATGCTTTCTGCGGGCCTCGGCGTTCAGGGGATGCTCTGGGCCACCAGTCCGGCTTGCACGGAACTCGAAACGCACATGCTCGATTGGCTCGTGGAGATGCTCGGCTTGCCCGGCAAATTTCTCTCTGCCACCACAGGTGGTGGAGTGATTCAAGATACGGCGTCCAATTCTTCGCTGTGCGCGCTGCTTGCCGCCCGCGAACGCGCGACGAACTATGCTTCGAACGAGCGCGGCTGCGACGGTAAGCTCGTCGCCTACACCTCTTCGCAAGCCCATTCTTCGCTCGAAAAAGCGGCGAAAATCGCCGGAATCGGCGGCAAAAATCTGCGTCTGATTGAAGTCGACGAAAACTTCGCGATGCGCCCGGATGCGCTCGCTGCGCAAATCCAGCGCGACTTGGCCGCCGGACATACACCTTGCTTTGTATGCGCAACCGTGGGCACGACTTCTTCCAACGCAATAGATCCAGTCCGCGCCATCGGCGAAATTTGCCGCACGCACAAAATCTGGCTTCACGTCGACGCGGCAATGTCCGGCACAGCGGCGCTCTGCCCGGAATTTCGCCGGATTCACGACGGCATCGAGTCCGCCGACAGTTACTGCTTCAATCCGCACAAATGGATGTTCACGAATTTCGATTGTGATTGCTTTTATGTCGCCGACCGCGCCGCGCTGATTCGCGCAATGAGCATCCTGCCCGAATATCTGCGCAACAAAGCCACAGAATCCGGCGCCGTGATCGACTACCGCGACTGGCATGTGCAGCTTGGCCGGCGGTTCCGCGCTTTGAAGCTCTGGTTTGTGATTCGCCACTACGGGATCGAAGGCCTACAGCACCACGTTCGTCGGCATGTTGAACTCGCACAACAATTCGCCTCTTGGGTGCGCGAAGATAGCGATTTCGAGCTCGTCGCGCCCGTCCCGCTCAATCTGGTTTGCTTTCGGCATCGTTCCGGCGACGCCACCAATCAAGAAATTTTGGATCTGCTGAACCAGAGCGGCGCCTTATATTTGACGCACACCAAACTGGACGGCAAGCTTACGCTGCGGCTTTGCATCGGCCAGACGAACACCGAGCGACGCCACGTCGAGCGCGCATGGAGCCACATCCGCGAGGCATCTCGAAAAGGGCGTATTCCTCTTGACAAATAG
- a CDS encoding tetratricopeptide repeat protein — translation MRTAKWVVLVVLLTGMASSVLAQYEPKLGVGAPVILYIKDSLGNTIATPPTIRMTSETDMVPIMQLPHRLGDGWQIEGAQPGLDYEVEVSVPGYHPATEDLVVPINGAESALIVFLRPIDKPGVLGNSPGGNFVMAPRAQKEADQALKDLNSNKTDSALKHIAKLLKMDPGNPYSNYLAGVAYLRKNQLPEAKTYLEKAASIDPKQFRTLLSLGSVLYRESDFAEAIKTLSQANDLNPKSWQAHWMLAICYQQTGNYEQARNNAKIALKLDEHDASRAWLVVGQSEAVLGDRQRAIAALDTFIRENPSDPNVPQAQRWVKSLEEQLAQIGLSASTATMATPASALIPIVGTPNSSAASLLTADLVETPPRENWAPPDIDAVNIAATSSASCPLNRLLKGAGTHAEDFVSDFERMTAVEEYQSVEIKRDGKLEKPDSAKFNYIVTVDRSNPRIPHIEETRNNGVSTADLPGYFADFGAPALELVLHSNFRKDFQWSCEGLGKWQDRPAWVLHFQQRVDRPTSPLESFENSSQRFLLPLKGRIWITESGDELVHMDVDIAKPIKEIDLRRYHLSLDYRPVSFPVHKVQLWLPETTDLYIQFHGRFFHNYHHFTDYKLFWVGTTQVISKPKEAPLKQN, via the coding sequence ATGAGAACTGCGAAATGGGTCGTCCTCGTTGTCCTCCTGACTGGAATGGCGAGTAGCGTTCTGGCGCAATATGAACCGAAGCTCGGTGTGGGAGCTCCCGTCATTCTCTACATCAAGGACTCTCTTGGTAATACAATCGCGACTCCGCCGACGATCCGCATGACTTCGGAAACCGACATGGTGCCCATCATGCAATTGCCACACCGGCTTGGGGACGGATGGCAAATTGAGGGCGCGCAGCCGGGGCTCGACTATGAAGTCGAGGTGAGTGTTCCGGGCTATCACCCAGCGACGGAAGACCTGGTCGTTCCCATCAATGGCGCAGAGAGCGCACTGATCGTCTTCCTCCGGCCTATCGATAAACCGGGAGTCCTGGGAAATTCTCCCGGTGGAAATTTTGTGATGGCTCCCCGGGCCCAGAAAGAGGCCGACCAGGCACTGAAGGATTTGAACAGCAACAAGACGGATTCAGCGCTGAAGCATATCGCAAAGCTCTTGAAAATGGATCCGGGCAACCCGTATTCGAATTACCTCGCCGGCGTTGCGTATCTTCGGAAAAATCAGTTGCCCGAAGCGAAAACTTATCTGGAAAAAGCGGCTTCGATCGATCCCAAACAATTCCGCACACTTCTTTCTCTTGGGTCGGTCCTTTATCGTGAGTCTGATTTTGCTGAAGCCATTAAGACGCTTTCGCAAGCAAATGACTTGAATCCCAAATCATGGCAGGCCCATTGGATGCTGGCCATCTGCTATCAACAGACAGGAAATTATGAGCAGGCGCGCAACAATGCCAAAATCGCTTTGAAATTGGACGAACACGACGCCAGCCGGGCATGGCTGGTGGTAGGCCAATCCGAGGCGGTACTCGGGGATCGTCAGCGGGCGATTGCCGCTCTCGATACGTTCATCCGCGAAAATCCAAGCGATCCCAACGTGCCGCAGGCGCAGCGTTGGGTGAAAAGCCTTGAGGAGCAGTTGGCGCAAATTGGACTCTCGGCCTCAACGGCTACCATGGCAACTCCCGCTTCAGCGTTGATTCCAATCGTCGGAACGCCGAACTCATCGGCAGCGTCTCTTCTCACGGCAGATCTGGTCGAAACGCCACCGAGAGAGAATTGGGCCCCGCCGGACATTGACGCGGTGAACATCGCCGCGACATCTTCTGCGTCATGCCCGTTGAATAGGCTATTGAAAGGCGCCGGTACCCATGCGGAAGATTTCGTAAGTGATTTCGAAAGAATGACCGCAGTGGAGGAGTATCAATCCGTTGAAATCAAACGAGACGGGAAGCTCGAAAAGCCTGACTCGGCGAAATTCAACTATATCGTCACAGTCGACAGATCGAACCCGAGAATTCCCCATATCGAAGAAACTCGGAATAATGGGGTTTCGACCGCGGATTTGCCCGGCTACTTCGCGGACTTCGGCGCGCCTGCGCTCGAGTTAGTCCTCCATTCCAATTTTCGAAAAGACTTTCAATGGAGCTGCGAAGGACTGGGCAAGTGGCAGGATCGCCCGGCATGGGTTTTGCACTTTCAACAGCGCGTGGACCGGCCCACAAGTCCCCTGGAATCCTTTGAAAACTCCTCCCAACGATTTCTTCTTCCCTTAAAGGGCCGTATTTGGATTACCGAGAGCGGCGACGAATTGGTGCACATGGATGTTGATATTGCAAAACCCATCAAAGAAATTGATCTGCGGCGCTATCACCTCTCGCTCGATTATCGTCCCGTTTCATTCCCGGTGCACAAAGTACAGCTATGGCTGCCGGAGACCACGGATCTTTATATCCAATTCCACGGACGCTTCTTCCACAATTATCATCATTTCACGGACTACAAGTTGTTCTGGGTGGGAACGACGCAAGTCATCAGCAAGCCAAAAGAAGCCCCGCTTAAGCAGAATTGA